A single genomic interval of Lewinellaceae bacterium harbors:
- the gldG gene encoding gliding motility-associated ABC transporter substrate-binding protein GldG, whose product MQLISREKPLLHWIVLAAVLVALNLIGGFVYKKWDVTDDSRYTLSAATNKVLKRVPDIISIKVLLSGEIPAELRRLQNATDDLLAEFQQVNRKIQFFYEDPNSGSEEEIRQRFEALKKDGMVPTNVRIRRKNEVKEVAAFPYAIVSFGERYTYVNLLEANIPGVPPEITFNNSISQLEYKFANAIQKLIQEQKKSILFTSGHGELLPHQTQALEALLRPSYNTGRIDLTTQYRIHPDVNLLIVAKPHLPFTDKDLYKIDQYIMNGGKVIWLIDGVQADLDSLADRNEFIPPPNDVNLFSLLTRYGVRYNYNLVLDYSCSSIQLITGMQGDKPQTQLFPYYFFPVVLPESEHPIVKNINPINLFFASTLDTIRTKTEIKKTILFTSGPYSKFMNTPLRLSFDMLRQPTPPEAFNDPGQTMAVLLEGEFPSYFENRVKPEMEQGLEAIGEPFMATSKATKMVIVGDGDIIKNQMRNESQYFPLGFNRDENRVYEGNKDFILNTIDYLLDEDGLIDARAKEVRLRLLNTAKVDQERGKWQLINVACPLLILLIFGLLYQWWRRRRYGRPLEAGTYA is encoded by the coding sequence ATGCAACTGATTTCCAGAGAAAAACCATTACTACATTGGATTGTCCTGGCTGCCGTTCTGGTTGCACTGAATCTGATTGGTGGATTTGTATATAAAAAATGGGATGTGACGGATGACAGTCGCTACACACTCTCAGCTGCTACCAACAAAGTATTGAAACGCGTTCCGGATATCATTTCCATCAAAGTGTTACTTTCTGGGGAAATACCAGCAGAATTAAGAAGACTACAAAACGCCACCGATGATTTGTTAGCCGAGTTTCAACAGGTCAACCGCAAGATCCAGTTTTTTTATGAAGACCCGAACTCCGGTTCCGAAGAAGAGATCAGACAGCGATTCGAAGCCCTGAAAAAAGATGGGATGGTACCTACAAACGTACGCATCCGTCGAAAAAATGAAGTCAAGGAGGTGGCAGCTTTCCCCTATGCGATTGTTTCTTTCGGAGAGCGTTATACCTATGTCAATTTACTGGAAGCAAATATACCGGGAGTTCCACCCGAAATAACCTTCAACAATTCCATCAGTCAGCTGGAATACAAATTTGCCAATGCAATTCAGAAACTGATCCAGGAGCAGAAAAAATCCATTCTGTTTACGTCCGGCCATGGTGAATTGCTGCCCCATCAAACCCAGGCATTGGAAGCCTTGCTGAGGCCCTCCTACAATACGGGCCGTATTGACCTTACCACCCAATACCGTATCCATCCCGATGTCAATTTATTGATCGTCGCCAAACCGCATCTTCCATTTACCGATAAAGACCTTTACAAAATAGATCAATACATCATGAATGGGGGGAAAGTCATCTGGCTCATCGACGGTGTACAGGCCGACCTGGACAGCCTGGCCGACCGTAATGAGTTCATTCCACCTCCTAATGATGTCAACTTGTTCAGCCTGCTGACCCGTTACGGAGTCCGGTACAATTACAATCTTGTTTTGGATTACAGTTGTTCTTCAATCCAGTTGATTACCGGCATGCAGGGTGATAAACCTCAAACACAACTTTTTCCCTATTATTTTTTTCCGGTGGTATTGCCTGAAAGCGAACATCCAATCGTCAAGAATATAAATCCCATCAATTTGTTCTTCGCATCGACGCTGGATACGATCAGGACCAAGACGGAGATTAAGAAAACCATTCTCTTTACCTCCGGACCCTATTCCAAATTTATGAATACCCCCTTAAGGTTAAGCTTTGATATGCTCCGTCAACCTACACCGCCGGAAGCATTCAATGATCCGGGTCAAACCATGGCGGTGCTGTTGGAAGGTGAGTTTCCTTCTTACTTTGAGAACCGGGTAAAACCGGAAATGGAACAAGGGCTTGAAGCCATCGGGGAACCATTCATGGCCACCAGCAAAGCCACAAAAATGGTCATTGTAGGCGATGGGGATATCATTAAGAATCAAATGCGAAACGAATCGCAATATTTCCCCCTGGGCTTCAACCGGGATGAGAATCGTGTCTATGAGGGAAATAAGGACTTCATCCTGAATACCATTGATTACCTGCTTGACGAAGATGGCCTGATTGATGCGAGAGCCAAAGAAGTGAGGCTACGGCTGTTGAATACAGCCAAGGTGGACCAGGAGAGGGGGAAGTGGCAATTGATCAATGTAGCTTGCCCATTGCTGATTCTCCTTATCTTTGGACTTTTGTATCAATGGTGGCGCAGACGTCGCTACGGCAGACCCCTGGAAGCTGGCACCTATGCATAA
- a CDS encoding DUF4340 domain-containing protein gives MHKILVVCLSFILVSCHRSNHDSAYVVNSTNVARIDRIQLVYRDGTIADLKKERDHWTLNDSLFAWDPPVKTLLETIERMRVRFIPTEASQPTILADLATQSVKVNIFTNGKAVRTFYIGGVTEDEQGTYYMAEPDGIPLVIDIPGWQGALRSRFVMGINEWRDRHLFHFDLNEVNRITVSYPQRDTSGFAMQKQGESWHLVLSGVKPVENTSDVLMRNYWFDLLDVGVESFEDAPRDQIRILAESPYCRISIVKNDLTESTWSFYPVEDMARTERYWIVTDNGQWILAQTRILQKIFKSNAYFLKQ, from the coding sequence ATGCATAAGATCCTAGTCGTATGTTTATCTTTTATCCTGGTATCGTGTCACAGGTCCAATCATGACTCCGCATACGTGGTCAACAGCACGAATGTGGCCCGGATTGACCGGATACAACTTGTCTATCGGGATGGTACGATTGCGGATCTGAAGAAGGAAAGGGACCACTGGACGCTTAACGACAGCTTATTTGCATGGGACCCGCCGGTAAAAACACTGTTGGAGACCATAGAAAGGATGCGTGTTCGGTTCATACCTACTGAAGCTTCTCAACCAACAATACTTGCTGACCTGGCTACTCAAAGTGTTAAAGTGAACATCTTTACCAATGGCAAAGCCGTCCGGACCTTTTACATCGGAGGAGTAACTGAAGATGAACAAGGGACCTATTATATGGCAGAACCTGACGGTATTCCTTTGGTTATTGATATTCCCGGCTGGCAGGGGGCATTACGGTCACGGTTTGTCATGGGAATCAATGAATGGAGAGACCGGCATCTGTTTCATTTTGACCTGAATGAAGTTAATCGAATTACTGTAAGTTATCCGCAACGGGATACGTCCGGATTTGCCATGCAAAAACAGGGAGAAAGCTGGCATCTGGTTTTGTCCGGAGTGAAGCCTGTTGAAAACACCTCAGATGTGCTTATGCGCAATTATTGGTTTGATCTCCTGGATGTCGGTGTTGAATCCTTTGAAGATGCTCCCAGGGATCAGATACGAATTCTGGCCGAGTCCCCATATTGCCGGATTTCAATCGTAAAAAATGACCTGACAGAATCAACCTGGTCTTTCTACCCGGTCGAAGATATGGCTCGCACTGAGAGGTATTGGATTGTCACCGATAATGGCCAATGGATCCTGGCCCAAACACGTATATTGCAGAAGATATTTAAGAGCAATGCCTACTTCCTTAAACAATAG
- a CDS encoding DUF368 domain-containing protein, protein MINNEKGTHSWLGILLRGVAMGIAEVIPGVSGGTIAFISGIYERLLNAIQSFDLWIFRSLFKKGGIKEIWQRVDGRFLLTLIAGMASGLLFGVLVISHFLEEYPPVIWGLFFGLISASAIWIARSVHKWDGLTLVYFFGGALVAFVITNLSPAEGNTAWWYILLSGCIAICALILPGISGSFMLLLLGLYTVVIPAVKTVITDFSLQALSILVFFALGCIVGLLTFAKFLSWMFKTYHRQTLAAMTGFVVGSLWKIWPWRTPSIWFDKIQNQLVRGIWDGNVSIHDVRVIKEMNVLPANYVGNPYVWATCLAIIAGIALVFLLGRLDKKGL, encoded by the coding sequence ATGATCAATAACGAAAAAGGAACACACTCCTGGCTGGGAATTCTTTTGCGCGGTGTAGCCATGGGTATTGCCGAAGTAATCCCTGGCGTTTCAGGCGGCACGATAGCATTCATCTCAGGTATTTATGAGCGACTGCTCAATGCCATTCAATCATTTGACCTCTGGATATTCAGATCCCTGTTTAAGAAGGGTGGAATCAAAGAAATTTGGCAACGTGTGGACGGGCGCTTTTTATTGACCCTGATTGCAGGCATGGCATCCGGGTTATTGTTCGGTGTTCTGGTGATCAGTCATTTTCTGGAAGAATATCCTCCCGTTATCTGGGGTTTGTTTTTTGGATTGATCAGTGCTTCCGCCATTTGGATAGCCCGTAGCGTTCACAAATGGGATGGACTTACCCTCGTATATTTCTTCGGTGGAGCTTTGGTAGCTTTCGTGATTACCAACTTAAGCCCGGCAGAAGGTAATACCGCATGGTGGTACATATTGCTTTCCGGATGTATCGCGATCTGCGCACTTATCCTGCCTGGAATTTCAGGCAGTTTCATGCTGCTATTGCTTGGATTGTACACCGTGGTCATTCCTGCCGTTAAAACGGTCATCACAGATTTCTCCTTACAGGCGTTGAGCATCCTGGTCTTTTTCGCTCTTGGTTGCATTGTTGGTTTGCTGACATTTGCCAAATTCCTTAGTTGGATGTTTAAGACCTACCACCGGCAAACTTTAGCTGCCATGACTGGATTTGTGGTTGGGTCATTATGGAAAATATGGCCCTGGCGTACACCAAGTATCTGGTTTGATAAAATCCAGAATCAATTGGTACGCGGTATCTGGGATGGCAATGTTTCAATCCATGATGTCCGGGTAATCAAAGAGATGAATGTTTTGCCGGCTAACTACGTGGGCAATCCGTATGTTTGGGCAACCTGCCTGGCCATTATTGCAGGAATAGCCCTGGTCTTTTTATTGGGCCGGCTGGATAAAAAAGGACTCTAA
- a CDS encoding fibronectin type III domain-containing protein: MQRTLKRLLPQTTGLTIIPLSWKSILTLLICLWTVIQPGAAQKLDHRQGEFIIQWRDGNQPADALRQVDAKRHNWQVESLTPLTNTTNWSLLKVNTDHANESEILSSLRNNPAIQLAQYNHILHKRNATPNDPRFGDQWYLNGDNGIHAPDAWMVGTGGKTALQDDIVMAIIDDGISFNHPDLIQNLWTNTQEIPNNQLDDDGNGYIDDYHGWNIIKNNGQVDGGDHGVFISGLMAARGNNSIGITGLNWSGKIMMIQHDLIEIFESEILEGYAYILAQRKRYEATEGKEGAFVVATNASFGIDDKFPEDAPIWCAFYDTLGAYGILNVGATTNFKTNVDVKGDLPTTCPSPFLISVTSSKKDGNLGDAGFGVENIDLAAPGIDMLSTAGADSYFLGDGTSYAAPLVTGSIGLLYSAPCLNLAILAHSFPAMAALRIRNALLENVTKNTTWETLIASSGLLNIGQSMNSVMAECVSICSYPSNVDIQPKDSTGLVVTWDTPTDDIVSVALRWKAVTDTMWNEINPVTSPYQISNLQGCTDYEIQFSTVCATDTMLQDYTESILARTAGCCEPPTGLEVTDIMDTTAVVQWDPVLSAQGYNIRIRPMGSTIPWTVYGSGDTSFFLQNLMPCSFYEVQVRVNCESGNSVYSASRPFKTFGCGGCNVNDYCASRSMDASNEWIDRVKIGTIDNASGPNDGYANFTIYDTIGTDLAINSKYRITLTPGFKDKKFKVFWRVWIDYNYDRDFDDPGELVLQNEERSDTVFSGVILIPPVDSLANTVMRVSMRTVLSDVLYPEPCDTLDFGEVEDYCVQIAPSKGICQEIFEYDSLAIGSSTIEMFWDTVQGGLAYLLRYKAIDDDDFGDWQFVTDDTTYQITDLKACTEYVIQVQSVCEFDTSGYFEQHIFTTGNNCMTARQTFDLVQNVRLYPNPSAFIDPTLTFRMEDREQVQLQVFNMQGQVIYQKLLGNLAPGDYQEQLPIANAVKGMYLIRLQTSQGGITKKWIKL, from the coding sequence ATGCAGAGAACACTCAAACGCTTATTACCACAGACAACTGGTTTGACCATCATTCCATTATCGTGGAAATCGATTTTGACCCTTTTGATATGCTTATGGACGGTTATTCAACCCGGAGCAGCACAAAAACTCGACCATCGCCAGGGTGAATTCATCATACAATGGAGAGATGGAAATCAGCCTGCGGATGCCCTTCGGCAGGTGGATGCCAAGAGGCATAACTGGCAGGTGGAGTCGCTGACCCCACTAACAAATACAACCAACTGGTCACTGTTAAAAGTAAATACCGACCATGCAAATGAATCGGAGATTCTGAGCAGCCTTCGCAATAATCCAGCCATCCAATTGGCGCAATACAATCACATTCTGCATAAGAGAAACGCTACACCCAATGACCCGAGGTTCGGAGATCAGTGGTATCTCAATGGAGACAATGGTATTCATGCACCGGATGCCTGGATGGTAGGTACCGGAGGCAAAACTGCACTACAGGACGATATCGTTATGGCAATAATCGATGACGGTATTTCTTTTAACCATCCGGATCTGATTCAGAACTTATGGACAAACACCCAGGAAATCCCGAACAATCAACTGGATGATGATGGGAATGGATACATCGATGATTATCACGGATGGAACATCATTAAGAATAATGGCCAGGTTGATGGTGGAGATCATGGGGTATTTATTTCCGGACTCATGGCAGCCAGGGGTAATAACAGTATCGGCATTACCGGACTGAACTGGAGTGGCAAGATCATGATGATCCAGCATGATCTGATTGAAATATTTGAATCCGAGATCCTGGAGGGCTATGCCTATATATTGGCCCAACGAAAAAGATATGAAGCCACCGAGGGAAAAGAGGGCGCTTTTGTGGTGGCGACCAATGCATCATTCGGTATAGATGACAAGTTTCCTGAAGATGCACCGATATGGTGTGCATTTTACGACACCCTTGGCGCATATGGCATACTCAATGTCGGCGCAACAACCAATTTCAAAACCAATGTCGATGTGAAGGGGGATCTTCCTACCACCTGCCCGAGTCCATTTCTGATCTCGGTGACCAGCAGCAAGAAAGATGGAAATCTGGGTGATGCCGGTTTTGGCGTAGAGAACATAGACCTCGCCGCGCCTGGTATCGATATGCTCAGTACAGCCGGGGCAGATTCCTACTTTCTTGGCGACGGTACCTCCTATGCAGCACCATTGGTGACAGGCTCCATAGGATTACTTTACAGTGCCCCTTGTCTGAATCTGGCCATCCTTGCACATAGTTTCCCCGCAATGGCTGCACTACGGATTCGCAACGCACTGCTAGAAAATGTTACCAAGAATACCACCTGGGAAACATTGATTGCCAGCAGCGGATTGCTGAATATTGGCCAGTCCATGAACTCGGTCATGGCGGAATGCGTGAGTATTTGCTCCTATCCTTCCAATGTAGATATCCAACCGAAGGACAGTACCGGCCTGGTGGTCACCTGGGACACCCCTACGGACGACATTGTGTCGGTTGCTTTGCGCTGGAAAGCTGTTACGGATACCATGTGGAACGAAATCAATCCTGTCACCAGCCCCTACCAGATCAGCAATCTACAGGGCTGTACGGATTATGAAATCCAGTTCAGTACGGTTTGTGCCACGGACACCATGCTTCAGGATTACACGGAAAGCATTCTGGCTCGCACTGCCGGCTGTTGTGAACCACCCACCGGGCTGGAAGTAACCGACATTATGGACACCACAGCAGTGGTTCAATGGGATCCGGTTCTCAGTGCCCAGGGTTATAACATCCGGATCAGGCCAATGGGCTCAACCATCCCGTGGACGGTATATGGATCGGGGGACACTTCGTTCTTCCTGCAGAACCTGATGCCCTGTTCCTTTTATGAAGTACAGGTAAGAGTGAATTGTGAATCGGGAAACTCAGTCTATTCAGCAAGCAGACCATTTAAAACGTTTGGTTGTGGTGGATGCAATGTGAATGATTACTGCGCATCACGCAGCATGGATGCAAGCAATGAATGGATTGACCGGGTGAAGATCGGCACCATTGATAATGCAAGTGGCCCCAATGACGGTTATGCCAATTTTACCATTTACGATACCATAGGCACTGATCTTGCGATCAATTCGAAATACCGGATCACACTCACACCCGGATTTAAAGACAAAAAATTTAAAGTCTTCTGGCGTGTTTGGATTGATTACAATTACGACCGGGACTTTGACGACCCGGGTGAACTGGTGTTACAAAACGAAGAAAGAAGTGACACCGTATTTTCCGGAGTGATCCTGATCCCGCCGGTTGATTCACTGGCCAATACCGTGATGCGTGTGTCCATGCGTACTGTCCTCAGTGACGTGCTCTATCCGGAACCCTGTGACACGCTTGATTTTGGTGAAGTTGAAGACTATTGTGTTCAGATAGCTCCTTCCAAAGGGATCTGCCAGGAGATTTTTGAATACGACTCTCTTGCCATCGGCTCCTCTACGATCGAGATGTTTTGGGATACGGTGCAGGGAGGATTGGCATATTTGCTCAGGTATAAAGCCATTGATGATGATGATTTCGGCGACTGGCAATTTGTAACCGACGATACAACCTATCAGATTACCGATCTAAAAGCCTGTACGGAATATGTCATCCAGGTACAATCCGTATGCGAATTTGACACGTCCGGCTATTTTGAACAGCACATCTTTACCACTGGAAACAACTGTATGACAGCCCGTCAGACGTTTGATCTGGTGCAAAATGTCCGGTTGTATCCCAACCCAAGCGCTTTCATTGATCCGACCCTGACCTTCCGGATGGAAGACCGGGAACAAGTGCAATTGCAGGTGTTTAACATGCAGGGGCAAGTGATCTATCAGAAGCTGTTGGGCAATCTGGCCCCGGGAGATTACCAGGAACAACTCCCTATAGCGAATGCTGTGAAAGGAATGTATCTGATCCGTCTGCAGACGAGTCAGGGAGGCATCACAAAGAAGTGGATCAAGTTGTAA
- a CDS encoding tRNA-(ms[2]io[6]A)-hydroxylase, which yields MLGLKLPTDPRWVNLAEKSLEEILTDHAYCEQKAATSCISLIQAYPEKEEMVRELAPIVTEEWGHFRAVLHELESRALKLGRQRKDEYVNELLKFEKKGGGREERLIERLLVCALIEARSCERFRLLSVHLDDEHLKQFYHKFMVSEAGHYRLFLALARTYGDEEKVNARWQEYLDYEALIMKNLDLRGDRMH from the coding sequence ATGCTTGGATTAAAACTACCTACCGACCCAAGGTGGGTCAATCTGGCTGAAAAAAGCCTGGAGGAGATCCTGACAGATCATGCATACTGCGAACAAAAAGCAGCAACATCATGTATTTCCCTCATCCAGGCATATCCTGAAAAAGAAGAAATGGTCAGGGAATTAGCACCCATCGTAACCGAGGAATGGGGCCATTTCAGGGCTGTCCTTCACGAACTGGAGTCCAGGGCATTGAAACTGGGCCGCCAGCGTAAGGATGAATATGTCAACGAACTGTTGAAATTTGAAAAAAAAGGTGGGGGCCGTGAAGAAAGACTGATCGAACGACTTTTAGTTTGTGCTCTGATCGAAGCACGCAGTTGTGAACGTTTCCGACTGCTTTCAGTACATCTGGATGATGAACACCTCAAACAATTTTACCACAAGTTTATGGTATCCGAGGCAGGTCACTACCGTCTCTTTCTCGCCCTGGCCAGGACTTATGGTGATGAAGAAAAAGTAAATGCACGCTGGCAGGAATATCTGGATTACGAAGCACTGATCATGAAAAACCTGGATCTCCGCGGCGACCGGATGCACTGA
- a CDS encoding diadenylate cyclase, whose amino-acid sequence MHLPLMIWAFKVGILDIRILDILDIAIVAYLLFSIYKLLKGSVAFNIFIGLALLYGLYVLVNVLDMKLLSLFLTNIGNLGVILLIIIFQPEIRRFLLYLGNTTLKSRADFFRRIFPKQEKIFTADLMAYTKEISEGILALQKDQEGALIILEGHSEMSEIEESGEPIDAQISGHLITSIFRKESPLHDGAVLIKHNRIAFARCILPVSAQEELPDWAGLRHRAGLGVSEIHDVLAIIVSEETGNLAVAEKGELTEDLDLDQLGTRILKYL is encoded by the coding sequence ATGCATTTACCACTGATGATATGGGCTTTTAAAGTTGGGATCCTGGACATTCGCATTCTGGACATTCTGGATATTGCGATTGTTGCCTATCTGCTCTTTTCAATTTATAAGCTCCTGAAAGGGAGTGTCGCCTTTAATATATTTATTGGCCTGGCCTTGTTATACGGGCTTTATGTCCTGGTCAATGTCCTGGACATGAAATTGCTTTCCCTTTTCCTGACCAACATCGGTAACCTGGGAGTTATCCTGCTGATCATCATATTCCAGCCTGAGATCCGCCGCTTTCTGCTGTACCTTGGAAATACAACCCTGAAAAGCAGGGCTGATTTTTTCAGAAGGATTTTCCCCAAACAGGAAAAAATATTCACGGCTGACCTGATGGCTTATACCAAAGAGATCTCTGAAGGGATCCTTGCTCTGCAGAAAGATCAGGAGGGCGCATTAATCATTCTCGAAGGTCACAGTGAAATGAGCGAGATTGAAGAGTCTGGCGAGCCAATTGATGCACAGATATCCGGGCACCTGATTACCAGTATATTTCGTAAGGAAAGCCCGCTTCACGATGGTGCTGTTCTGATCAAACACAACCGGATCGCCTTTGCACGTTGCATTTTACCGGTCTCAGCCCAGGAAGAACTGCCGGACTGGGCAGGGCTTCGGCATCGCGCCGGATTAGGAGTTTCTGAAATTCATGACGTTTTAGCAATCATTGTTTCAGAAGAAACCGGAAATTTGGCGGTGGCAGAAAAAGGTGAATTGACCGAAGATCTGGATCTTGACCAGCTTGGAACACGGATTTTGAAATATTTATAA
- a CDS encoding dipeptidase, which translates to MDALKKYHDENKERYLNELLDWLRIPSISADPKYKGDVQKAAQYLADRFTEVGMDNIKIHPTEGHPIVYAEKMIDKAAPTVLVYGHYDVQPPDPLELWTSPPFDPVIRDGKIYARGSCDDKGQVYMHVKAIEAMLRNDLLNCNIKCMIEGEEEVGSGNLEIFCEKYKSMLDCDVILISDTALISNSIPSITTGLRGLSYVEVSVVGPNKDLHSGVYGGAVANPLNVLCSMIDSLKDSNNHITIPGFYDKVELVSQDERAAMNAAPYNEETYKEELGIQAVVGESGYTTLERTTIRPTLDVNGIWGGYIGEGAKTVLPSKAQAKISMRLVPHQDPNEITRLFTAHFKSIAPPGVKVTVQAHHGGYPVVIPVDSLEYKAAHQAMEKSFGKEPLPQRSGGSIPIVALFEKVLGVKSILMGFGLDSDDIHSPDEHFGLFNFYKGIETIPYFYQFYAQMKKDAPF; encoded by the coding sequence ATGGATGCTTTGAAAAAATATCATGATGAAAACAAGGAGCGCTACCTAAATGAATTATTAGACTGGTTACGAATCCCATCGATCAGCGCAGATCCAAAATACAAAGGAGATGTTCAAAAGGCAGCCCAATACCTGGCTGACCGGTTTACTGAAGTGGGCATGGATAACATTAAAATCCATCCCACTGAAGGACATCCCATCGTTTATGCCGAAAAGATGATTGACAAAGCTGCACCAACAGTCCTCGTCTATGGCCATTATGATGTCCAGCCGCCGGACCCATTGGAATTATGGACATCACCACCTTTTGACCCGGTGATCCGGGATGGGAAGATTTATGCCCGGGGTTCCTGTGATGATAAGGGGCAGGTTTATATGCATGTAAAGGCCATCGAGGCGATGCTGCGGAACGATCTGCTGAATTGCAACATCAAATGCATGATCGAAGGTGAAGAAGAAGTGGGTTCAGGGAACCTGGAAATATTTTGTGAAAAATACAAATCCATGCTGGATTGCGATGTGATCCTGATCTCTGATACGGCTTTGATCAGCAATTCCATCCCATCCATTACCACAGGATTGCGCGGGCTGAGTTATGTGGAAGTATCTGTGGTTGGACCGAATAAAGACCTTCACTCCGGAGTTTATGGCGGAGCAGTAGCGAATCCTTTGAACGTCCTCTGTTCTATGATCGATTCACTTAAGGATAGCAATAACCATATCACGATTCCAGGTTTCTACGATAAGGTTGAACTGGTCTCCCAGGATGAGCGTGCAGCGATGAATGCGGCACCTTATAATGAGGAAACGTATAAGGAAGAACTGGGGATCCAGGCTGTCGTGGGTGAATCTGGTTATACAACGCTGGAACGGACCACCATCCGGCCTACCCTTGATGTCAACGGGATCTGGGGGGGCTATATCGGTGAAGGCGCCAAGACGGTCTTGCCTTCGAAAGCTCAGGCTAAAATCAGTATGCGTTTGGTTCCGCACCAGGACCCAAACGAGATCACCAGACTTTTTACGGCTCATTTCAAATCCATAGCTCCTCCCGGAGTAAAAGTTACCGTCCAGGCTCATCATGGTGGCTATCCGGTGGTGATTCCGGTCGATTCGCTTGAATACAAAGCGGCACATCAGGCTATGGAAAAATCGTTTGGCAAGGAACCATTACCCCAGCGCAGCGGTGGAAGCATTCCCATTGTAGCCCTGTTTGAAAAAGTCCTGGGCGTAAAGTCCATTCTGATGGGTTTTGGATTGGATTCCGATGATATCCATTCACCCGATGAACACTTTGGTTTGTTCAACTTTTACAAGGGTATTGAGACCATACCTTATTTCTATCAATTTTATGCCCAAATGAAAAAGGATGCTCCGTTTTGA
- the trmD gene encoding tRNA (guanosine(37)-N1)-methyltransferase TrmD codes for MLRFDVVTAVPELLESPFAHSIMKRARERGLLEVVIHDLRTYGLGKHQQIDDYQYGGGAGMVMMIEPIHHCLQELQKERIYDELIYLAPDGEQLNQSIANELSLKGNILLLCGHYKGVDERVREHLVTREISIGDYVLSGAELAAAVLVDAVGRLLPGVLNNEESALSDSFQDNLIAPPVYTRPAEYLGWKVPEVLISGHEARIQAWRYQEAVNRTRERRPDLIDDEEI; via the coding sequence ATGCTCCGTTTTGACGTCGTTACAGCCGTCCCTGAATTATTGGAAAGCCCGTTTGCTCACTCGATCATGAAACGTGCCCGCGAGCGGGGACTCTTAGAGGTCGTAATACATGATCTTAGAACGTATGGGTTAGGAAAACACCAGCAAATCGATGACTACCAATATGGGGGTGGTGCAGGGATGGTGATGATGATCGAGCCGATCCACCATTGTTTACAGGAGTTGCAAAAGGAGCGTATCTATGACGAACTCATTTACCTGGCACCCGATGGTGAACAGTTAAACCAATCCATAGCCAACGAACTGTCGTTAAAAGGGAACATCCTGCTGCTTTGTGGTCACTACAAAGGTGTAGATGAGCGGGTGCGGGAACACCTGGTAACCCGGGAAATATCGATAGGAGATTATGTATTGTCCGGAGCCGAGCTGGCTGCTGCGGTGCTGGTAGATGCCGTTGGGCGGCTGCTCCCCGGGGTATTGAATAATGAGGAGTCTGCACTTTCCGATTCATTTCAGGATAACCTGATCGCACCACCGGTCTATACCAGACCTGCCGAATATCTGGGTTGGAAGGTGCCGGAGGTTTTGATTTCCGGCCACGAAGCCCGCATTCAGGCCTGGCGTTATCAGGAAGCTGTGAACCGTACCCGTGAGCGGAGACCCGATCTGATCGATGATGAAGAAATTTGA